Part of the Synechococcus sp. HK01-R genome is shown below.
TTGCGCAATCCTTTGGCTTGGAACACGACTTTGCCGTAAATCGTGTAGCCAAAGCCCGTGTTAATGGCTTGGCTGATCAATGTGGCCGCGAGCACACTCACGCTGTTGCTCGCTAGAAGCATTTGCAGCACAAGGTTGGTGACGAGGACATTGCAGAGTCCTGCTGCGCCGAAGCGTCGTTTCTGTCCGCGACGCTTGCCGCGGGTTGGTACCTGATCTGTTGCTTCGGCAGCATCAGTCAAAACCCCCCGGTGCCCTGAGGCAGCGGGGGGCGATGGGATTGCTTGATCAGCCTGTGAGTTCTCTGAATTCACAGACATTAAGTCAACCGAGTAGGGCCTTGGATTTTGCCACGACGTTCTCCACGGTGAAGCCGAACTTCTCCATGCAGGTGCCGCCAGGGGCCGATGCACCGAAGCGATTCATGGTGACGCTGTCTCCATCAAGGCCGATGAAGCGGTGCCAACCGAAGCTTTCAGCTGCTTCCACCACGATGCGCTTGCGCACGGCTGCGGGGAGCACCTGCTCCTTGTAGGCATCACTCTGCTCATCGAAGAGTTCCACGCAGGGCATGGACACCACGCGCACCTTCTTGCCTTCAGCAGTGAGTTGCTTGGCGGCCTGCACGCAGAGGTCGAGCTCGGTGCCGGTGCCGATCAGGATCAGTTCAGGGGTGCCCTCGCAGTCTTCGAGGATGTAGCCGCCGTGGGCGACCTTTTCGATCGACGAGTTGGCCTGGTTGGCCATGTTCTGGCGGCTGAGGCAAAGGGCGCTGGGGCGCTTGCGGTTCTCGATCGCCAGTTTGTAAGCACCGCTGGTTTCATTGCCATCACCAGGGCGGAACACTAGCAGGTTGGGCATCGCCCGCAGGGAGGGGATGGTCTCGATCGGCTGGTGGGTGGGACCGTCCTCGCCAACGCCGATGGAGTCGTGGGTGAGCACGTAGATCACACCCAGCTCGCTCAGGGCCGAGAGGCGCATGGAGCCGCGCATGTAGTCGGCGAACACCAGGAAGGTGCCGCCGTAGGGGATCAAGCCGCTGTTGTGATAAGCGATGCCGTTGAGGATGGCGGCCATGGCGTGCTCACGCACACCGAAGTGCAGATAGCGCTTCTCCGGGGTTTCGGGCTGGTAGGAGCCGGTTTCGCCTTTGATGTCGGTGTAGTTGGAGTGGGTGAGGTCAGCCGAGCCGCCGATCAGTTCTGGCAGGTTGGGACCCAGAGCACCCAGGCAGATCTGGGAGTGCTTGCGGGTGGCCAGTCCACCGTCTGCAGGGGTGTAGGTGGGCAGGTCCTTGTCCCAACCCTGGGGCAGTTCACCGCGCAGCATCCGCTCGAACACGGCAGACTCGGCAGGGTACTGGCTCCGGTAGGTCGCCAGGGTCTGATTCCACTCCGCTTCAAGGCTGGCGCCGCGATCGATGGCCTGACGGAACTGGTCGTAGGCCTCCTGGGGCACCTCAAAGGGGCCGTACTCCCAGCCCAGTTGTTGCCGGGTCAATGCGGTCTCGTCTTCACCCAGAGGAGCGCCATGCACGCCGGCGGTGTCGCTCTTGTTGGGGGAGCCGTAGCCGATGGTGGTGGTCACCTTGATGATCGACGGCTTGTCGGTGACGGCCTTGGCCGCTTCGATCGCCTTGCTGATGACGTTCACATCGGTGTTGCCATCCGCCACGTGCTGCACGTGCCAGCCGTAGGCCTCGTAGCGCTTGAGCACATCTTCAGTGAAGGACACATCGGTGCGTCCATCGATGGTGATGTGGTTGTCGTCGTACAGGGCGATCAGCTTGCCCAGCTTCAGGTGCCCGGCCAGGGAGGCGGCTTCGGAAGCCACACCTTCCTGATTGCAGCCGTCACCCATGATCACGTAGGTGTAGTGATCCACCAGGGTGGCGCCGGGCTTGTTGAATTTGGCGGCCAGGTGCGACTCGGCAATGGCCAGGCCCACCGCGTTGGAGATACCAGCGCCGAGGGGGCCGGTGGTCACCTCAACCCCCGGGGTTTCGAAGGTTTCGGGGTGACCGGGTGTTTTGGAGCCCCACTGGCGGAACTGTTTGATGTCGTCGATCGACACCGAGTCGTAACCGGTGAGGTGAAGCAGCGCATAGAGCAGCATGCAGCCGTGACCGGCGGACAGCACGAAGCGGTCACGGTTGAACCACTGGGGGTTCTTGGGGTTGTGCTTCAGGAACTTGTCCCACAGGGTGTAACCCATCGGTGCACAGCCCATGGGCAGACCGGGGTGGCCGCTCTTGGACTTGTTGATGGCATCGACAGCCAGCATGCGGATGCTGTTGATGCAGAGCGTGTCGAGGGAAGCGGGCGCGGCGACCATGGCGTGTTGACGGGATACTGGGACAGGAACGCAGGGCTGAATCAGCCGATGCGACGGAAGGCAAGGCAGACGTTGTGGCCGCCGAAGCCGAAGGAGTTGGAGAGCACCGCATCCAGTGTGGCTTCACGGGCGGTGTTCGGTACGACATCCAGATCACAGTCGGGATCCGGGTTGGCGTAGTTAATTGTGGGGGGAACAACCCCATGGCGGATCGCGAGCACGCTGGCCACCGCTTCGATGCCGCCGGAACCGCCGAGCAGGTGGCCGGTCATCGATTTGGTGGAGCTCACGGGAATCTGCAGGGCACGGGCGCCGAGGGCGCTCTTGATCGCCGCAGTTTCGTTGCTGTCATTGGCGGGGGTGCTGGTGCCGTGGGCGTTGACGTAGCCAACGCTCTCGGGGGCCAGCCCTGCATCAGCCAGGGCGAGTTTGATGGCGGCAGCTCCACCGACACCGCCCGGGGTGGGGGCGGTGATGTGGTGGGCATCGCAGGTGGTGCCATACCCCACCAGTTCCGCCAGCACCGTGGCCCCCCGGGCTTGCGCGTGGGCCAGGGTTTCGAGAACGAGAATGCCCGCGCCTTCACCGATCACAAAGCCATCCCGCTCCCGGTCAAAGGGACGACTGGCGGTGGCCGGGTCGTCGTTGCGGAAGGACAGGGCTTTGGCGCTGGCGAAACCGGCAACACCCAGAGGAGTGATCGCCGATTCAGCGCCACCGCAGATCATGGCGTCGGCTTTGCCGAGCTGCAGGATGCGGAAGGCATCTCCGATCGCGTTGGATCCAGCTGCGCAAGCGGTGGCGACAGCGGAACTGGGCCCCTTGGCGCCGAGGGCGATCGCCGCCAGGCCTGTGGCCATGTTGGGGATCATCATCGGCACCGTGAAAGGGCTCACACGGCCTGGGCCCTTGTCAGCCAGCACGTGGGCCTGGGTCTCCATGGTCAGCAGGCCGCCGACGCCCGAACCGATGCTGATACCGATGCGCTCGGCGTTCGATGCGTTGATCTCGAGACCGGCATCAGCTAGCGCCTGCTTGGCGGCGACAACGCCGAACTTGCAAAACCTGTCCCAGCGCTTCGCCTCCTTGGCTTCGAGGTAACCGCTGGGGTCGAAGTCCTTGACCTCGGCTGCGAAGCGGCAGGCGTGGGCGCTGGCGTCGAACAGGGTGATCGGCGCCACACCGTTCTTGCCGGAGGTCAGACCGGTCCAATAGTCGGCAACGGTGTTGCCGATCGGTGTCACCGCGCCGAGGCCGGTGACCACGACGCGTTGGAGACCCTCCACCATCCGGAAACCTCAGGCCTGCTTGTCTTCGATGTACTTGACGGCGTCGCCGACGGTGGTGATCCCTTCAGCAGCCTCATCGGGAATTTCGATGTCGAAGGCTTCTTCCAGGGCCATCACCAGCTCGACGGTATCGAGGGAGTCGGCGCCGAGATCGTTTTGAAAGTTGGATTCCGGCTTCACGTCGCCGGCATCAACGCTGAGTTGCTCCGCCACGATCGAACGGACTTTTTCGAGGATCGCTTCCTGGGACATGGCCGTGAAGACGGGACGACGCATCCTACGGGCTGGGCAAGCGGTCGTTAACAACGGTGACGGCCGACCGTTACCGGCGGTTCAGCTGCGCTTGCTGCGGGTACCTTGACGCCAAGCCATCTGTTCAGGAACGGGCACATGTCCCACGCCGTCAAGATTTACGACACCTGCATCGGTTGCACCCAGTGCGTGCGGGCCTGCCCTCTGGACGTGCTCGAAATGGTGCCGTGGGACGGCTGCAAGGCCGGCCAAATCGCTTCCTCCCCCCGCACCGAGGACTGCGTCGGTTGCAAGCGTTGTGAAACCGCCTGTCCCACCGACTTCCTCAGCATTCGCGTTTATCTGGGTGATGAGACCAGCCGCAGCATGGGTCTCTCCTACTGATTTGAGCCTCTCCGGCCATAAGCTCAGCCCGGCAATCGCCGGGCTTTTTTTATATGTGCGGAATCGTTGCGGTGATCGGCTCGCGTGAGGCAGCTCCCCTGCTGCTTGAGGGCTTGCGTCAGTTGGAATATCGCGGCTACGACTCCGCTGGAATCGCCACCGTTGAGAACGGAGCGTTGCATTGCTCGAGGGCGAAGGGGAAGCTGGTGCATCTCACCGCGAAGGTGGAGGTCGACGGCGCCCCCGGGCTCTGTGGGATCGGTCACACCCGGTGGGCCACCCACGGCAAACCCGAGGAGCACAACGCTCACCCCCACAGCGATGGCAGTGGTCGGGTTGCCGTGGTGCAGAACGGCATCATCGAAAACCACCGCAGCCTGCGTGAAGAGCTGACCGCTGCCGGAGTGCATTTCCGATCCGAGACCGATACGGAGGTGATTCCGCATCTGATCAGTGCTCAACTGGCGAGTTTCCAGGCCGCTGGCCGGTCCGCCGATGGGGCCCTCCTGCTGGAGGCGGTGCAGGCGGTGTTGCCGCAGCTGCAGGGCGCCTATGCGCTGGCGGTGGTGTGGGCGGAGGTTTCCGGTGCCCTGGTGGTGGCCCGCCGGGCGGCGCCGTTGCTGATCGGTCTTGGTGAAGGGGAGTTTGTCTGCGCCAGCGACACGCCCGCTCTCGCCGGGATCACCCGCACGATCCTGCCGATGGAGGACGGGGAAGTCGCCCTGCTCAGACCCTTGGGCATCGAGCTCTACGACGCTGAGGGTGTGCGGCAGCAGCGTACGCCTTCCCTTTTGAACGGCACGGATCATGTGGCCGACAAGCGCCATTTCCGCCACTTCATGCTCAAGGAGATCCATGAGCAGCCGGAGACGGCTGAGCTCTGGGTGGCGCGCCATCTCCCCAGCGGTTTGCCGGAGTCGAATCCGGTGGCCTTGCCGTTCGATGAGGCCTTCTACACAGGGGTGGAGCGGATTCAGATCCTGGCCTGTGGCACCAGTCGTCATGCGGCCTTGGTGGGGGCCTATCTGCTGGAGCAGTTCGCCGGATTGCCCACCAGCGTGTTCTATGCCAGTGAATTCCGTTATGCGCCGCCGCCGCTGGCGCCCCACACACTCACCATCGGGGTGACGCAGTCGGGGGAAACGGCCGACACCCTCGCCGCCCTGGCGATGGAGGCAGAGCGCCGCCGCGCCTTGGGCGATGACGCCTATGCACCACGCCAGCTGGGGATCACCAACCGGCCCGAGAGTTCTCTGGCCCGCCAGGTGGAGCACATCCTCGACATCGGCGCTGGCATCGAAGTGGGTGTGGCGGCCACCAAGACGTTCCTCGGCCAGCTGCTGGCGTTCTACGCCCTGGCCCTCGCCTTTGCGGCTCGGCGCGGCAGCCGGCCGGTGGCGGAGATCGGCGTCCTGGTGGCGGAGTTGCGCCAGCTTCCCAGCCAGCTCAGGCAACTGGTGGAGCGTCACGATCGGGAGTCGGAAGCGCTGGCCCACCGCTTTGCTGAAACCCAGGACGTGATCTTCCTGGGGCGCGGTATCAACTATCCGATCGCCCTGGAGGGAGCGCTCAAGCTCAAGGAGATCAGCTACATCCACGCCGAGGGCTACCCCGCCGGTGAGATGAAGCACGGCCCGATCGCCCTGCTCGATGCCCACGTGCCGGTGGTGTCGATTGCGATGCCCGGCGTGGTGTTTGAGAAGGTGCTGAGCAATGCCCAGGAGGCGAAAGCTCGTGATGCGGAGCTGATCGGAGTGGCACCGGAAGGGCCGGACACGGCTCTGTTCGATGCTCTGCTGCCGGTGCCGGAGGTGAGCGAGTGGGTGAGCCCCCTGCTCACGGTGGTGCCCATGCAACTGCTGAGTTACCACATTGCCGCCCATCGCGGTCTCGATGTGGATCAACCACGCAACCTGGCCAAGAGCGTCACCGTGGAGTGATCGCAGCCGCATCGCTGCGGCCATACAGATCATCGAAGCGGACGATGTCGTCTTCGCCGAGGTAAGCACCGCTCTGCACCTCGATCATCTCGACGGGGATGCGGCCCGGGTTGCTGAGCCGGTGTTTGCAGCCCAGGGGGATGTAGGTGCTCTGGTTTTCGCCGATCAGCTGCTGTTCGCCATCCCGTTCCACAAGGGCCGTGCCCTTCACCACAATCCAGTGCTCGGCTCGGTGGTGGTGCATTTGCAGGGAGAGGCTGGCGCCTGGTTTCACGGAGATCCGTTTCACCTGCCAGCGATGGTCTTCGACCACGCCGGTGTAAGAGCCCCAGGGGCGATAGATCCTGCGGTGGGCCTTGCCCTCAGGGCTGCCGTCGGCCTCCAGCTGCTTCACGATCGTTTTCACGTTCTGCGCTTGGCTGCGATCGGCGATCAGCACAGCATCATCGGTTTCGACCACCACCAGGTTCTCCACCCCCAGCCCCACTACGAGTCGGTGTTCGCTGCGCAGGTAGCAGTTGCGGCTGCCCTCGCTGATCACCCGGCCGCGCAGCACGTTGCCGTTGTCATCGCGATCGGCGGTGTCCCACAGGGCACTCCAGCTGCCCACATCACTCCAGCCCGCCGCCAGGGGCAGCACAGACCCAAGCGCTGTTTTCTCCATCACCGCCACATCGATCGCCACATTCGGGCACTTGGCGAAGGCTTCCCGCTCCAAACGCAGGAAATCCAGATCGGCCACGTCCTGCTCCAGGGCGGCGCGGCAGCAGCTCACCACCTCCGGGGCCAGTCGCTCCAGTTCAGCCAGCATGGCGCTGGCTTTGAACAGGAACATGCCGCTGTTCCAGGTGAAGCGGCCACTGGTCAGGAACTGCTCAGCCGTGGCGCGGTCGGGCTTCTCCACAAAGCGGGCGATCGGCACGGGGGTGAGGGCCCCAGGCTGCAGCGGTTCGGACGCTTCGATGTAGCCGTAGCCCGTCTCCGGTGCGGTGGGAACGATCCCGAATGTCACCAGTCGCCCGGCTTCGGCGGCGCTGCGTCCGGCTTCGATCGCCGTGCGGAAGTGGGCGGCGTCGCGAATGACGTGGTCGGCTGCCAGCACCAGGAGCAGGGGGTCATCGCCGCGGGCTGTGGCCTGCAGGGCAGCGACCGCGACGGCTGGAGCGGTGTTACGGCCCATGGGCTCCAGCAGGATCGCGCCCGGTTCCACGTCGATCTGACGCATCTGCTCGGCCACGATGAAGCGATGGTCGTCGTTGCAGATCAGTAACGGCGCTCCCAGACCTGTCAGGCCCTCCAGCCGTTGCTGGGTCTGTTGCAGCAGCGTTTCATCGCCCTGGCCCCCCAGGGGCCAGTACTGCTTGGGATAGCTGGCGCGGGAGAGCGGCCAGAGGCGGGTGCCCGTGCCGCCGCAGAGGATCACCGGGATCAGAGGGGTGGTCACCGTTCGCTCGACCGTGATTGGCGCCAGTGTCGCGCAGGGCCCCAGGACCTGTCAGCTTTTTGAGTCGGTGTCTAGAGCTCCAGGAGCCCGGGGGGAGGAGTCAGCAGCAGCCAGCCCTCCTCCAGGTGCACCTCTGGAACGATCGTCTCCACGAAGGGGATCAACACCCGGCGCCCTCCATCGCTGCGCTCCACCTCCAGCAGGTCATTGCCACCGCTGATCAGGTCGGTGACGCTGCCGATCGCTTCAGCATCGGCCTGGAGTCGCACCTCGAGGCCCACCAGATCGAGGAGGTGAAACTCGCCATCGGCGAGGGCGGGGCGGTCATCGGCGCGCACCAGCAGGGTCTGGCCCACCAGGGCTTCGGCGGCGCTGCGGTCGTTGACCCCCTCGAAGCGCACCACGAACAGCTGTTTACCGGGGAGCTGTCGACCGCTGCTCAGCTCCACGGCGCGGGGCACGCCGCCACGGGCCTGCAGCCAGCGCGTGCCAGGCGTGGTGAAGCGCTCCGGGAACTCACTGGCGGGATTGACGCGCAGCTCGCCGCGGAGCCCCTGGGCCCCCACCACGGTTCCCACCGCCAACCAGTCATTGCTGTTCATCTGCTCATCATCTCGCCACGCGATACTGGGTAACGATTGCTGACCGCATCCATGGCCTCCACCGCTCCGATCCTGCCCGGTGCCACGGTGAAGGTGGTGGATCCCCGTTCGATCTACAACGGGTACATCGGGTTTGTGCAGCGGATCAGCGGGGATCGGGCGGCGGTGCTGTTTGAAGGGGGTAACTGGGACAAGCTCGTGACCCTGCGCCTCAGGGATCTGAGCGCCGCCTGAGGGTGATGTGGGATGCGTCCGGACGCCTCTACAACCTGATCATCTTCGGCACGATCCTGGTGAGTATGGCGGGGCTGATGGTCGAGCCCCATCCGCTTCATCTCGCTGCTGATGATGCGGTGCCGGCCTGGGTGCACAGCCTTGAGCGGGCCTGCCTGCTGGTGTTCATCGCCGATTTTCTTCTCCACCTCTGTCACGCCCCAACCGCTGGCCTATCTGCGCAGCTTCTACGGCCTGATCGACCTCTCGGCGGTGCTGTTCTTTTTTGTGCCCCGGATCAGCAGTGACCTGATCCTCTGGATCTTCAAGTTCGTGCGGGTGCTGCGGGTGTTCAAGTTGCTGCGCTTTCTCGATGAGGCTCAGTTGCTCGGCAACGCTCTGCGCGCCAGTGCCCGCCACATCGGTGTGTTCCTGTTCTTTGTGGTGATGACCCAGGTGGTGCTGGGTTACGTGATGGTGGTGATTGAAAGCGGGCACCCCCAGACGCAGTTCCAGACCATGGGGCACGGCGTGTAGTGGGCAATCGTCACCATGACCACCGTGGGCTACGGCGATGTGGTGCCCCAGACGGTGCTCGGTCGCTTGTTAGCGGCGGTGGTGATGGTGCTCGGCTTCGGGATCATTGCCATCCCCACCGGCATCGTCACGGTGGAGATCATCAATCAAGCTCGGCAGGATCAATGCTCCTGTGGGGACTGCGGCCGCACCGGTCACCGCCACCGGGCCGCCCACTGCGATCAGTGCGGGGCGGTGTTGCCTTTGGGCCGTTCCTGAAGGAGCCTCAGGGCGTTCCTTGCAGCGTGCTGTTCGGCTTCACGCCTGGAGCCGCCCCAGCCCTCAGCGAGGAGATCGGCCAGGCTGACGCGGCAATGGAAGCGGCGCGGGTCGCCGTGGCGGCGGCTGACCTCCCGGGTGTCGTAGGCCGGCAGGCCCAGGGCCTGGCCCTGGCTCCACTCCTGTAGGGCGGATTTGCTGTTGCCCCGATGGGGGTCGGCGAGAACGGCGGCGCTGGTTGGCTGCCAATAGGGGGTCAGCCAGGCCTGCACCGCCTGCAGCCCTCCGATGGCGTAGATCGCGCCGATCAGCGCTTCACTGAGTTCGGCGCGCAGGGTGGCGTGGCCGGCTCCATCACCGCTGGCCATCGCACCGATTTGCCACCAGCGTGCGATGCCGATCTGCTCTCCCAACTGGGCCAGCCATTCATCGCTCACCAGCTGGGCGCGCAGGGCGGACCGTTCCCCCACCGGCAGCTGGGGCTGGGTGCTGGCGATGAATTCGGTGGCAGCCAGGCGCAGCACCGCATCGCCGAGAAATTCCAGTTGCTCGTGATGGGAATGCAGGCCGCTGGAGGTGTGGGTGAGCGCTGCATTGAGCTGGGCGAGCTCGTGGTCCTTGAGCGGCAGCGGCGAGGAGAGGCCGAGTTGCTGCCAGAGCTGCTCCAAATGCTCGCGACGGGCGGCATCGATGGCAATGGGAGTGTTGGGTGCCATGGCTTCAGCGGCTGCGCTCAAAAAATCAAGCGCCTCAACTCAGGGTTATAATGCTGCCCCGTTCTCAGGCTGAACAACGCTCCTGGTCTGTTGCAAGCCGTTGGGCCAGACAGAAAGTGATAGTAATTCGCCAGGCTTTTGCGATCAACGCCAGGAGGAAGTTGCAAGGGTTGGCTCAGGGTAGGGTTCGTAACTCAGGCGATCGAGGAATGTGAATCCCTCGCCGGTGACAGAGATTGAGATCTTGGCTCCGAACTCAACATTGCAACGAGCTTTCCCGCGGACCATCGGTCTGATATGGGCCTGGCAGAGGCTGATGATGCGATCTGGGATGCTTCTGCTGTCTGCGTGATGGAGAATGGTCTGATGGCGGACCAGCTCGCTGATTACCAGCAACTTCTGATAGATATGCCCTCGGGCGGTCAGAAGGCAGCCACCACAAGCGACCAGGGCGTCGATGCTCGAGAGATTTCGCTTGAGGTGGCCAAGCTGCTACTTGATGGCCTTGCGGATCTAGTTGATACGGTTTTTTTTCTTCTGCTGCTTCGAAGAAGCCTTCGGCTAGGGCTACAGCAAAAAACTGCTGCCTGGCCTGTTTGCGGTGGGTACGAGGCTTATGGCCAAAGCTTTGTCTAACCTGAGGAGCATCGCATCAATCAGGATCTCAGTCACCTCCCTCGCTTCATTGAGCAGTGATAGATCTGTTGGATGAAAGATATCTACAGGTGCACAGGTGGCAGCGATCAAAAGTGAACCCTGATTCGGCTGCTTCTGCGAGGATGGTTTTGACCGGACTGCAGGATTGGTCAATCCACCACCACTGCCATTGTCATCGCCTTGGCCCTGGGAATCGGATGAGCGAATCACCTTGAGGCCATGGCGCACAATCAGTTCGTTGCAGTCGTTGACTAGCGATTACGGTAGGCGCTTCCGGAAATAGACCATCATCAATGGATCAAACGGTGCCGAATACTGGAATGCTTCCAGGCCGATGAAGAGCTGGAGATATGGACTCTCCTTGATCTGCTCAACCAGCTCTTCATCCGTGAGCCCGAGGCATGCCTTGATGATCAAGGCACCCAGTGCCATGCGAAAGGGTTTTGCCGGTGCTGCAAAGCCCTTGCAGAATTGCGCGGCATAGTCGTCCTCCAGCTCATCCCATGGGATCAGCTCAGCCAGCTTGATCGAGCGATTGTCACCAGAGAGTTTGCCGCCGAAAGGCAGGAAGTGGTCCTCAAACGAGAGCTGATGACGATGCTCACGCCTGTACATGTGGAAAACTCCGGACCACTTTTGGGCTCAAATCGGCCCGTTTGCGCACATTTTACCGTCAAAAAGAGCTTAAAGTCATTGCGCTGCAGTGGGTCTGGCTTTATTCAGGAAGCCCCATGTAACCCTGGATCGGCGATCAGTTTGCGGCCGACGCAACGGGAGAGCGTCTCAGCAAAACCATCGCTGCAGAGCCCAAGAAGCAGCTCTCGGGTGGACGGTCCAAAGCATTCCCAGCGATGCAGAGTTTTCTTGTGCTCGAGTGGGTTGTCGTAACTGACCCACTCGCAGGCGTCGTCACTGGGGAATTCGGCTTCCACGCTCCTGGCCAGTGAATCGGGCAACACCTGATCAATCAAGGTGCGGGGAAAGGGTTGAGTTGAGCGTGAGGGAAGCAGTGGAAAGCCTCCCTGAGGCGATCCTCGGGAATGGGGGGGGCATGTTGAAGTGATATCTCGATGATGTTGTCCCGGTTATGATGTAGTTGGCTTCATGTCCGGAGTGCTTTGACGGCGGGCGTTACGGGCGAGGGTGATGAATATTTGCGGCCACCAGGTCAGGCGTTGGTGCCAGGGCAGCTGGTAACGCGAGCAGAAGCAGTGCCACTGGCATTGTTTGGCCTGCCAGCGCTGCCAGGCCAGTCGGATCGATGCTCTGCGACGCCCGCGGCTATCGCTGCTGTTGTTGCAATGGCGGCGATGAGCCAGCAGCTGGTCTGGGCAGGCAAGCAGTTCACCGCTGTGCCGCGCCACCAGGGCCAGCCAACTGTCGTGAAACACCGCTGCCGCCGGAATCGGCAGCGCCCGTTGCAGCAGTGCCCGATTCACCAACACTGTGCAGCCGGTGACCTGGTTGTGCTGAGCCAGGCTCACCAGTCCGGGCGGCGTCCCCTGGCAGCGGTGCGATTGCCACAAGCTGCCGGCCAGGCGATGACCGTTGGCATCGATGAGCTGGGCATCGGAGTGCAGCAGCAAGGGCGTGCCTGAGCCGTGGCGTGTCTCGGCGTCTTGCAGCAGGCGCAGGCCGGTGGCGAGTCGCTCGGGGAACCAGAGGTCGTCTTGATCGCAGAGGGCCACATAGGGGGCACGGCTGGCCAGGAGCAGCTGATTGAAGGCGGCGGTGGGGCCGAGCCGCTGGGGCTGATCGCACACTGGGCTGATCCGTTCCAGCCAACCAGGACACCGGCATTGCCAGCGCTGCAGGATCGCTGGCGTGTCATCGCAGGAGCTGTCGTCGCACACCAACACCCGGTCGGGGCGTCGATGCTGCCTCCAGAGACTCTCCAGCTGTGCATCGAGAAATGCGGCTCCGTTGCAGGTGGCCAGCACCACCTCCAGCGTCAGCGTCTCCGGGATCACCACCACTGCAGGCCCCATTTGCGGAAATAGAGCCAGGCGCTGTGCAGATTCACGAGGGTGAGCCGCCAGTTGGTGTAGCTGCCTCGGCCCCAGTGATGCCAGACGGTGGCGATGGGCAGATTTACGGTGGGGCCGTGTGCAGCCAGGCGGCGGGTGATATCGGCATCTTCGAAGTAGAGAAAAAAGCGCGGATCGAAGCCGCCGATCCGTTCCACGGTCGCGCCGCGCATCAGCAGACAACAGCCGCTGAGGTAGGTGGAGCGGAACACCTGGTCGTAGGAGTGATCACGCATGGTGAACCAGTGGTCGTAGCGCCGCAGGCGCCGTGGTTTGAGGCGACGGGGGATGAAGCGACGGCTGATCAGGGCCAGCAGGGTGGGGTTGCGCTTGCAGAGAAACTGGCGCTGGCCATCGGGAAAGCGCAGCTGGGGTATGGCGGCGGTAACGTCGGGATGGTGCTCAAGCCATGCCAGGAGCGATTCCAGGCTGCCCGGGGCCCAGGAGAGATCGGTGTTGAGCACGGCCACCAGCGGCGGCACGCCGTGGTGAGCGCACCACTGCTGCCAGAGCTGGTTGAAGGCGCGGCCGTAGCCCGGATTGGCCTGCTGCACCAGGGTCATGCCGGCCCCTGGCAGCAGCTGCTCCACCGCTTCGCCGGGGCGATGATCATTGACCACCACGGCATAGGCCACATCGGCGGCCAGGGCGTTGAGGCAGCTGCTCAACCGCTGCACATGCTCGGCGGGAGGGTGATGCGCCACCAGCACCAACAGAGCGCGCACAGAAATGCCTGCTGCAGGAGGCACGTCAACGCATGGTGCGGACGGCATCCAGGCTCTGGTTGAAACGGCTGAACAGCAACTGCAGAACAGTGCGCTGTTGCAGTTTGATCTGGGCGTTGAGGGCCATGCCCGGTTGCAGCCCGAAGCGTCGGTCACGCACGCTCAGGCTCTGGGCGCTGAGATCGAGGCTGATCGGGAAATTGGGGTAGTCGTATTCCTGCGACGGCGGCAAAGCATCCTCACTCACCTGGGTGACCGTGGCGGGCAAGGTGCCGTAGAGCGATTTGTCGTAGGCGCTGAAGGCGATCTCGGCGCTTTGGCCCGGACGAATGAAGGCCAGATCTTTGTTCGGAGCGAACACCTGGGCCTGGAGTTCGTCGTTGGGCACCAATTTGAGCAGTGGTTCATTGCCATTCGCCAC
Proteins encoded:
- a CDS encoding glycosyltransferase, giving the protein MGPAVVVIPETLTLEVVLATCNGAAFLDAQLESLWRQHRRPDRVLVCDDSSCDDTPAILQRWQCRCPGWLERISPVCDQPQRLGPTAAFNQLLLASRAPYVALCDQDDLWFPERLATGLRLLQDAETRHGSGTPLLLHSDAQLIDANGHRLAGSLWQSHRCQGTPPGLVSLAQHNQVTGCTVLVNRALLQRALPIPAAAVFHDSWLALVARHSGELLACPDQLLAHRRHCNNSSDSRGRRRASIRLAWQRWQAKQCQWHCFCSRYQLPWHQRLTWWPQIFITLARNARRQSTPDMKPTTS
- a CDS encoding mannose-1-phosphate guanylyltransferase/mannose-6-phosphate isomerase, with the protein product MTTPLIPVILCGGTGTRLWPLSRASYPKQYWPLGGQGDETLLQQTQQRLEGLTGLGAPLLICNDDHRFIVAEQMRQIDVEPGAILLEPMGRNTAPAVAVAALQATARGDDPLLLVLAADHVIRDAAHFRTAIEAGRSAAEAGRLVTFGIVPTAPETGYGYIEASEPLQPGALTPVPIARFVEKPDRATAEQFLTSGRFTWNSGMFLFKASAMLAELERLAPEVVSCCRAALEQDVADLDFLRLEREAFAKCPNVAIDVAVMEKTALGSVLPLAAGWSDVGSWSALWDTADRDDNGNVLRGRVISEGSRNCYLRSEHRLVVGLGVENLVVVETDDAVLIADRSQAQNVKTIVKQLEADGSPEGKAHRRIYRPWGSYTGVVEDHRWQVKRISVKPGASLSLQMHHHRAEHWIVVKGTALVERDGEQQLIGENQSTYIPLGCKHRLSNPGRIPVEMIEVQSGAYLGEDDIVRFDDLYGRSDAAAITPR
- the rimM gene encoding ribosome maturation factor RimM (Essential for efficient processing of 16S rRNA), which translates into the protein MNSNDWLAVGTVVGAQGLRGELRVNPASEFPERFTTPGTRWLQARGGVPRAVELSSGRQLPGKQLFVVRFEGVNDRSAAEALVGQTLLVRADDRPALADGEFHLLDLVGLEVRLQADAEAIGSVTDLISGGNDLLEVERSDGGRRVLIPFVETIVPEVHLEEGWLLLTPPPGLLEL
- a CDS encoding glycosyltransferase, which produces MPSAPCVDVPPAAGISVRALLVLVAHHPPAEHVQRLSSCLNALAADVAYAVVVNDHRPGEAVEQLLPGAGMTLVQQANPGYGRAFNQLWQQWCAHHGVPPLVAVLNTDLSWAPGSLESLLAWLEHHPDVTAAIPQLRFPDGQRQFLCKRNPTLLALISRRFIPRRLKPRRLRRYDHWFTMRDHSYDQVFRSTYLSGCCLLMRGATVERIGGFDPRFFLYFEDADITRRLAAHGPTVNLPIATVWHHWGRGSYTNWRLTLVNLHSAWLYFRKWGLQWW
- a CDS encoding ribonuclease III family protein yields the protein MAPNTPIAIDAARREHLEQLWQQLGLSSPLPLKDHELAQLNAALTHTSSGLHSHHEQLEFLGDAVLRLAATEFIASTQPQLPVGERSALRAQLVSDEWLAQLGEQIGIARWWQIGAMASGDGAGHATLRAELSEALIGAIYAIGGLQAVQAWLTPYWQPTSAAVLADPHRGNSKSALQEWSQGQALGLPAYDTREVSRRHGDPRRFHCRVSLADLLAEGWGGSRREAEQHAARNALRLLQERPKGNTAPH
- a CDS encoding NAD(P)H dehydrogenase subunit NdhS gives rise to the protein MASTAPILPGATVKVVDPRSIYNGYIGFVQRISGDRAAVLFEGGNWDKLVTLRLRDLSAA